In Phormidium yuhuli AB48, one genomic interval encodes:
- the rplT gene encoding 50S ribosomal protein L20 encodes MARVKRGNVARKRRKKILKLAKGFRGSHSRNFRTANQQVMKALRNAYRDRRRRKRDFRRLWITRINAAARINGTSYSRLTGDLKKADIQLNRKMLAQLAVLDAEGFAKVVAAAKSV; translated from the coding sequence GCTCGAGTTAAACGGGGTAACGTCGCCCGCAAACGGCGTAAAAAAATCTTAAAGCTGGCCAAAGGCTTCCGGGGATCTCACTCCCGCAACTTCCGCACCGCGAACCAGCAGGTGATGAAGGCCCTACGCAACGCCTATCGCGATCGCCGTCGTCGTAAACGCGATTTCCGTCGCCTCTGGATTACCCGCATCAACGCTGCTGCCCGCATCAATGGAACCTCCTACTCTCGTCTCACCGGAGACTTGAAAAAAGCTGACATCCAACTCAACCGGAAAATGTTAGCCCAATTGGCGGTTCTCGATGCAGAGGGTTTCGCCAAAGTCGTGGCCGCTGCCAAAAGCGTCTAG
- a CDS encoding transporter substrate-binding domain-containing protein: MMQRPLTFPNGHHRRLARLGIRLSLLLGLTLIEARPFVGPQFVGPWGQSALAAPLSEIQRRGYLIVGVKDNLRPLGFEDEAGELQGFEIEIARRLAETLLGDTDAIQLRPVANRDRLPWLLANEVDLVIAQVSQTPGRSRLVSFSPPYYIDGTALITRQPEIRRLADLRQRRVAVLYQSSAIAVLRYQIPNLELVGVESYQEAYQKLEAGTVAAFAGDISVLSGWQQTHPAYSLLGDRLSSAPLSVMMPKGLQYEPLRQSVNGAIVRWQQEGWLEDRAREWGLSAP, encoded by the coding sequence ATGATGCAACGTCCCCTGACGTTCCCCAACGGACACCATCGACGACTTGCGCGTCTCGGGATACGTTTGAGTCTCCTGCTGGGACTGACCCTGATCGAGGCGCGTCCGTTTGTGGGACCCCAGTTTGTGGGCCCCTGGGGACAATCGGCCCTAGCCGCACCCCTGTCGGAGATTCAGCGGCGGGGTTATTTAATTGTAGGCGTGAAGGACAATCTGCGCCCCCTGGGGTTTGAAGATGAAGCGGGAGAGTTACAGGGCTTTGAAATCGAAATCGCCCGTCGCCTCGCTGAAACCCTCCTCGGGGATACGGACGCGATTCAACTTCGGCCCGTCGCCAATCGCGATCGCCTTCCCTGGCTTCTCGCCAATGAAGTGGATTTGGTGATTGCCCAAGTTAGTCAGACCCCAGGGCGATCGCGCCTGGTCAGTTTTAGCCCCCCCTATTACATCGACGGAACGGCACTCATCACCCGTCAACCCGAGATTCGTCGTCTGGCTGACTTACGCCAACGCCGAGTCGCCGTCCTCTATCAATCAAGTGCGATCGCCGTCCTCCGCTACCAAATCCCCAACCTGGAGTTAGTCGGCGTCGAGAGTTATCAAGAGGCCTACCAAAAACTCGAAGCCGGAACCGTCGCCGCCTTCGCCGGAGATATCAGCGTTCTCAGCGGCTGGCAACAAACCCATCCCGCCTATTCCCTCCTGGGCGATCGCCTCTCCTCCGCCCCCCTGTCCGTGATGATGCCCAAGGGGTTACAATATGAACCCTTGCGTCAGTCCGTCAACGGGGCAATCGTCCGTTGGCAACAAGAGGGCTGGCTAGAGGACCGCGCCAGAGAGTGGGGATTATCGGCCCCATAA